From the genome of Papaver somniferum cultivar HN1 unplaced genomic scaffold, ASM357369v1 unplaced-scaffold_10, whole genome shotgun sequence:
ATAGTCTCATATCAATCTCCCCCTCTTTTCAATTTAGTTAAAAGAGTCACTTTTCCTTCTTGATTTTACTGATCTGTGCTCTTTTTGTTTGTCTACTACCAGGTTTCCAACGGAGCTGGAAAGAGCTTTGATGTGACGAATTTCTGGTAGTTTCGTCAATGTTTGATCGTATGATCACAGTCCTGTGTTGGTGCTGCCTTTTACGAGGTAAATCTTGTCACTgagatatgggttttgaccagtTTCTCTCTGAATCTGAATACCCGTGCAAGGAAATTTTATAATCGTATTGATTGTTGATATTAACAAAGttataatcatattgattgttGATATTAACAAAGAAATCATAGTTGTTTCCATCCAATCCTTAACTTATgcctatttttctcactaatttgaCTTGCATAGGTTGCTAAAAATTTTAATTTGTATACTATAGATTCATATTATCTGTTTGTTGGTTTGGGTACTATAACGTAGCTTTCGTTGTAGGCTGAACAGTTGGTTTTTAAGAAACATATTGTCGCACCGATTTAGATTCAATTGTTGTAGATTCAATTGCCTATTATATGTTTACTTTTCAATTTAATCCTTTTGATTTAATCTAAGATCTCTTCTTGTTTCGCAGAAATTTTGTTTCTCTAATCCATAGTTGTTCAGCACCTCCTTTTACGGACTCTCATAGATTGTCTTCTGTTTACTCTTTATGTTCATATGATGGATTTCCAAGACTTCACTATTATTGACAAGAGCTGGATAGGACTTCCAAGAGACCATGATGCATTCAAAGCAGGAGTTCGAAATTTCATAGACTATGCGAGCTGGGATTTAGAACCCGACCAGAAAATATTTTGTCCTTGTAAGGATTGCAATAACAATAGCTTGTGTCTGTAGTGCACGGACATATTCTGTGGAATGTCTTTATGCCGGGATATGTCGATTGGGTATACCATGGATAAGGGGATGACCAGGTGAGGGAAACAACCAATACCGGAAATGTGGTGCAGGACGACGATGAAGAAATGTCTGATTTGCTGCACGAAATGAACTATGATGCCTCCAATTTTTACAAGTTGCTGAACGATGCGCATGTGTCACTATATCCTGGCTGTGAAAAGTTTTCAAGATTATCCTTCATTGTGCACTTGCTTCATGTCAAGTCCCTCGGTGGATTGAACATCAAGGGGTTTGATGCGTTGTTGAGTCTCTTGACCAAAGCCTTTCCGGATGCCAAACTACCAAAGAATTTTTATGAATCTAGAACAACAATCAAGGGCTTGGGGCTTGGATACATTTTGATCgatgcttgcgagaatgattgtgTTTTGTTCTGGAAAGAGAATGCAGATAAAACATCTTGCCCGGTATGTCATGCTTCAAGATGGAAAACTACTGAATTGAATGTGGATAACGAATCAATCAGAAGTACACCAAGAGGTAAAAACATTCCAGTGAAGCAATTGCGGTACTTCCCATTGAATCCAAGACTTCAGAGGTTATTTATGTCTTCAAAGACCGCTTCTTATATGCGATATCATGCAAAAAGACGTCACAAAGATGGAGTTTTGAGGCATCCAGTTGATGCAGAGACATGGAAGACCTTTGATAAGAAGCACCCAGCGTTTGATGATGATCCTCGCAATGTAAGACTTGCATTAGCAACTGGTGGGATGAATCCGTTTGGGAATATGTTGCATCCACATAGTACATGGCCAGTTGTTCTACTCAATTATAACTTACCACCGTGGTTGTGTATGAAAGAGGAAAATTTTATCTTGTCTATGATAATTCCTGGACCCAAATCCCCAGGAAACGACATCGATATGTATTTGCAACCACTCATAGAGGAATTGAAGGAATTGTGGGATGAAGGTGTTGTAACTTACGATATTTCAAAGAAAGAGAATTTTAAATGTCGTCCAGCATTACTTGGCACCATCATTGATTTCCCTGCACTAGCTATGCTTTCCGGGTGGAGCACCAAAGGGGAATTTTCTTGTCCGTGCTGTGGGCCTGACCGATGTTCAGAACGACTGAGAAATGGGGGCAAGTATTGTTACATGCATCATCGCCGATACTTGTCTGCTGGTCATCATTGGCGCCACCATAAGTCATCCTTTGATGGAGAGAAAGAACTTCGAGAACCACCACATCTGATGAATGGGGATGAAATTGCTCAACAACTGGCTCATTTTCGACAAGTTCAGTTTGGTAAGAACGCGAAACAGACTGGTCTGACAGAAATAACACCGGTTACTTTTGAACACAACTGGATAAAAAAGAGCATATTTCATGAGTTGCCGTACTTAAGCTCAATTATATGTTTTCATAATGTCGATATGATGCACGTTGAGAAGAATATTTGTGAAACTGTATTGGGCACAGTGATGAAtgtagaagggaaaacgaaagacaaTCTTAAGGCCCGGTTGGATCTGATGGACTGGGGATTACGGCCGGAGTTACATTTGAGACAAGAGGGAGATAAAATAGTGGTGCCAACAGATTCTTTTGTCATGTCGCCCAAAGAAAAGGAATCTTTTTGTAGAACTTTGAAGGACATTAAGGTTCCCGATGGAcactcatcaaatatttctcgGTGTGTGAACATTAAGGATCGAAAGATTATGGGTCTGAAAAGTCATGACTATCATGTATTAATGGAATATTTATTGCCTATTGCCTTACGTGGACACTTGGATGGGGATATATTGGAAGCACTGAGTGAGTTATGTATGTTTTTTAAAGTGTTTTGTACATGGGTTCTCAAGATAGAGGATCTGGATAAACTACAAGATAGTATCGCAATTACTTTGTGCAAGTTGGAAAGAATATTCCCCCCATCTTTTTTATTGTGATGATGCATTTGCCCATTTATCTAACACAACAAGCAAAAGATGTAGGTCCAGTTCAGTATCGGTGGATGTATCCGATCGAGAGGTAAGGGTATTCATTTATTTTATGTGCAACATTTGTCTAATTACATTGACGACTtgggtgaatatttttgtttttgtaattttttttatacaaTCACTATTTTTGCATCCTTTGAAGTCTTACTGTAATTACTTTAGGTATCTGCGTAAGTTGAAGTCTTATGTGCGGAATAAAGCTTGCCCCGAAGGATCGATGGCTGAAGCATACCTTATAGATGAATGTATCACTTTTTATACGCGTTACTTGAATAGTGTTGTTACAAAATTTAATAAACTTGAAAGGAATGAGGATGATGAGGCGCCACAACCTGATGATCGATTAATAGTTTTCAAACAATCCGGTAGGCCCCTTGGAGCTGAAACTTGGGGACAGCTTACGGAGTCAGAGATGAAACAAATCCAACTTTATGCTTTGCTGAATACCAAAGAAGTGCAGCCATATGAGGAGTGCGCGTGCTATTTATTTGTGTTCTTTTAGCCATTAACTTTTTCATGATATCGTAATATTTTAGCACTGTTGTGGTTAACTATGTTAAGCGCTGCACCTGCAGGGAACACAAAAGTGAGATGCAAAGCCGTGGCTTAAGAGACGCCGAGGTTAATAGAAGACACATCAAAGAGTTTCCTGATTGGTTTGCAACTAAAGTAAGTACCGATATATCATTGTAACACAATTTCTTTTGCGATTTTAATGACTTTCACTTCGTTTATTTCGTCATTGATAAACATCtctatgcatgtatgaatagataTACCAATTGCATAAAAATGGCCAGGTGAGTGATGAACTATATTCGTTGAGTCAAGGTCCTGCTAAAGAATGTTTGAGTTACAATGGCTACATTATCAATGGGTTTAGATTTCATACAAGAGAGTGGGAGAGTCGACGAAAGTCACAGAATAGTGGACTGTGTGTCCCTCGGGAAGACGAAGGTGTagctgaagatgaaaatgattttTATGGAGTTGTGAATAATATTATCGAGGCACGGTATGTGGGTCAACTCCGAGTTCTTCTTTTCAAATGCGATTGGCGACCGATTGCAGGAACAGATGAGTTTGGATTTACTAGTGTCCATATGAATAGAAGATATTATGTGAATGAACCGTTTATTTTAGCATCTCAAGCACAACAGGTTTTCTATATCAATGATGTATATAATAAACAAAATGAAGTGGTTATAAAAATGCAACCTCGTCGGTCTTTCAATATTCCAGAAATAGATTCGGATGGGGAGACTGAAACAGAAATCTCGACTTCTAGTGAGGCATATCAAGAATGGCATTCAAGCTATTCGATAAAAGATCTTAGAGGAGAGCCACATCAGGATCGCAGTGAAAGTTTTGTTTGGGATAGGAACGACGTTCCCCCAGAAACTATCAGTCGTGCTGCAGCAGCAGTAGCTTGTCGAagccaagaagatgaagaggaaaatgACACGGATGCCGTTTACACctctgatgatgaggatgagtatGAATTTGATGATAATAACAACCGCGATGATATGGAATTTTAATAGTGGTGAGCATTATTTATCAATCTAATAAAAGTTTTTCCCTGTGTGATGCTTAGATTGTATTGAATTTAAGTGTAATCTATGAGTTAGTTACTGAGTAATCCATATTTTGCAGGACTTGTCCGGTTATCAACTGCCAATGGCTTACAAAATGGACGGGTTTCTTCGTTTCTCTTACAAAATGGACGGTTAACAATTATTGTAATCTTTATTTCATAAAATCTTTGTGCCACTCGTCCTGGCCTTGTAGAAACCTCAATTGTTATTGCACTGTCTATAGTTCCCAGTTCACAAATGGTAGGAAAATATTGAACACTTGGGTGTCCTTCCTCATTTATGTGTGTAACGCAGTTCCGAGCTTGTATTCTGGCTATAAGCATCTGAATTCGAAGAATTGTTTTCAGTTAACTTAGATCAACTTATTTGCTTTGGTTAGCTCTCCTGACCTTCCTACTCCTGTTCCACTGTAAATTTCTTTTGTTGCTCGTTTACAGCCAGCTAATTTGGTccctttatttcttctttgtttctgtttttttttttgataagggtagaTGTTCATTTCATTTCTCAAGATTTGTCTGGATCTGTTTCTAGTTCATGTCTATTATTTGTAGGATACCTGTGGTTCTAGGCATTCATACCTCCTGTGCAAACACTTTCTTCAACCTGTATTCTCGATCTTTACGGATATGTTGGGTACAAGTCTATACTTTGTAGAATGCTGTAGTTTTAGCCTTGTAAGTGGAAAGCTCACTCTGAACCGTTGTTAGCCCTTCCATTCTCTGCCCCTGCTTTTTCACTCGTCACatttcttcaatttttctttGTTGATATAATCCATCAATCACCCTCATGCATCAGCAGCCACCACTATCAAAGAATCATCATGACAACCACTTAACCTCAACACAATGCTGCCAATATGGACTGACTTGACCACCTTGTATAATAAATGTAGGGCTCATCATCACTAGATAGAATCTGTCATTTTATTAATCAAGAGATTTAAGTTAATCACTAATTCCATTTCCGAACAATAATTCAACCAGAGTGTTGTAAGGATTTAAGTTACATATTTAACTGTGAAAACTTTTATAAATCCCATACCAAACAGTGACGCCATCTTAACAGTTAAGGATTCTCGAAAGGTAAGAGTAGTAGTTCAACTTCCTTAACTTAAATCACAATTTAATGTTTTCAAAAATACTGATCAAGAATGAGTGTGATTGCGAATCAAGAACAAGTAAGCAAATTCTTATTTAATTAATGGAAACTCAATTCGGAGGATATTCTTACCCTTTCCCTTGTATTTTCTTTAATATAACTTTGGTTCCAACGAGTAATATTGTAGGTGACTTCTTGAAACAAGAGCAGAAAAACAtcaaactattttatttatttttaagcaaACTATTTTTACTGAAGAACGAGAAACATAAATGCAAAGGGCCTCAAACTTTTAATTTAAATGTCAACATGTGTTTTAACAATTAACATAATCTAGTTGGTGTATTTGGGTGCTCAAACCTTTCGCAATCACAGTTGCTGGATTTAGTTTCCGAAGTCTTAAGAAACTATGCAATCTGTTACTTGTGGAAGCTTAGTTGCCGAAGAGTTTGGAAACTACTGCATTATATGTAGTTGGAATATCTTTGTTGCTGAAGAGTTTGGAAACTAATGAAGCCAATAGTTGCGATTGACGTGTTGTCAAACCATATAGGAACTAATAGTTGCCTTCGCCTAGTTCCTAAAGCATCAGGCTATTAGTATATTTCATGTAGTTGGCATATACTTGTTACTAAAGAATtcagaaactaataaaaataatagTTGCGGTCAAATTGTAGCTGAAGTACATAGGAACTACTAGTTGCCTTTGACTAGTTTCGGAATCTTGTGGCAACTAATTTTTTGGAACGGTTGCGAGATTTTAGTGGCCTTTGCTACGTTTTTTTTAGTGACATCTTGGTTGTAAGAGTTGAGGAATCAATTCtggttagatggaaacatctaaagagtctattcataaaagcacagagctcaggtgttagaattaaaaaaaaaaatggtagtttcaccatatctcgtgaatcctaatccttctgtttttattttttaagtgatttggtggggcacacgattcaagttgttacctttgctaggatggaatagagtgattgagataccagcatcaaaaaaaaattaaaaaaaatgaaaaaaaaaaaagaccagaccattagaccaaccgaaataaattcaataaagtcgaccactggtgcccttgtatatgccagttgtgttgacctagagttaggtttatcgaccactggtccccttgtatatgccagttgtgttgatgttaatcagaccggtatctcagtccattaggataggttcaccttggcagaggccttcagacagatatgggaaaaaccgttcacttttaaccatctctttatccatcttcttaatctttccatgtgattggttgactccggttatgatgtaaagaaactatctgagtagagctctgtcatttatatatgaattttagtatgttgagtgcaaactcgtgtacagcaattggaatttcgcatcagggtacttcctcctgtaatcaatgagagtatgccaaccaaggagattctttagtgccttccaaggttctgcgtagatagatagggtctggagtaaaggttttgtgggtacacctctgataaaccttccggagacaacactccgccactagggctacCTAATGggttaacggcttgctgcacgtgctaagtgt
Proteins encoded in this window:
- the LOC113326473 gene encoding uncharacterized protein LOC113326473 is translated as MSDLLHEMNYDASNFYKLLNDAHVSLYPGCEKFSRLSFIVHLLHVKSLGGLNIKGFDALLSLLTKAFPDAKLPKNFYESRTTIKGLGLGYILIDACENDCVLFWKENADKTSCPVCHASRWKTTELNVDNESIRSTPRGKNIPVKQLRYFPLNPRLQRLFMSSKTASYMRYHAKRRHKDGVLRHPVDAETWKTFDKKHPAFDDDPRNVRLALATGGMNPFGNMLHPHSTWPVVLLNYNLPPWLCMKEENFILSMIIPGPKSPGNDIDMYLQPLIEELKELWDEGVVTYDISKKENFKCRPALLGTIIDFPALAMLSGWSTKGEFSCPCCGPDRCSERLRNGGKYCYMHHRRYLSAGHHWRHHKSSFDGEKELREPPHLMNGDEIAQQLAHFRQVQFGKNAKQTGLTEITPVTFEHNWIKKSIFHELPYLSSIICFHNVDMMHVEKNICETVLGTVMNVEGKTKDNLKARLDLMDWGLRPELHLRQEGDKIVVPTDSFVMSPKEKESFCRTLKDIKVPDGHSSNISRCVNIKDRKIMGLKSHDYHVLMEYLLPIALRGHLDGDILEALSELCMFFKVFCTWVLKIEDLDKLQDSIAITLCKLERIFPPSFLL